The nucleotide window TCGGGCGCTCATCTCCGATGGCATGTTTGACAGgatgtcgggggtgctgacctcagtggtgaCGCACCACCTAAATCTAGACTTCGCCCGCATCTACAGAGGGTACGCTGACGGCTAGAGCACGGATGCAATCTAtgcgcttggggagagcttggtgccatatgcACAGATGGTCGCCAAGCAAGTCTCcgcatagtgggtgatggaggctcgtcgTTCGAGCATGGCTAAAGGTGTGTGCCAGGAAGACATCATCTAGCCTACAGAAGGAGTGGAGACCGGGTTGGAAGTGAACGTCATCCCACCTCCAACCGAGCCAAACATCGTCCCATCTCCGATCAAGCCAAACATCGTCACGTCAGAGAGCAAGCTACCCTTATCCTCGTTGGTCATGCCATCAACCGATGCCACCAGGCGGCCATAACAGAATTTAGATTAGAAACAGTCAGAATATGTAAAGTATAAGTTCAtaggggagcccccatgtgaacagttttttaCATTCGTGAATGCTTCAATttcattttgtgatggaatcacttgtaaggggaagcttgtcccatccgtccttgtttttaccctagcatagctttgttttttcctttctttttcgcacctacctgtttgacccataggctagaaccttaagaacctgggcgtggcccgcgaggctcagctgctcgtaaccataggtcatggcggggtgcaaTCGGTTGGGACTTTAAAACATAAgtcacatagggtaatcaaaggaacagaATGCCCTTTCGCTCGGGCgacgcccttttgtttgggcgaaaagtattactatatgatagtaaaaagagaggtggtatcgcaccctcgtggagcccccgagcgacccaggctgaGAGTGCTCAGgctagggtgcttgtaggagcaaatgttgaataaaacaaaatgataagaccaagctttaggggaagaaatgatgtaactatttgatgttccatgtgttggtgagaatgtcaccgttgtcgtccttcagttggtaggtgcccagttggatcacctcggtcaccgtatagttTCCTTCCCatagtggagagagtttatgtttctcctagGTTGATTGGGTTCTTTGGAGCATGAGATCTCCGACCTCCAGGATCCACCCCCTAATttttctttcgtggtacctacggagagtttgctggtagcgagtagagcggatgacggtcatctcatgagcctcctcgagtaggtcaaccacatcctactgagcctccgtggctcgatctcggtcaaaggccttcactcttggggcaccatggttgaggtcagagggcaacactactttagctctgtaggctaggaagaaaggtgtgaaccctgtgaATCGGTtaggggtcattcttaggctccaaaggatcactgggacctctgtaACCCATCACCTAGCATACTTAttgagtcagtcaaagatgcgtggcttaagtccttggaggactatgccattggctcgctcgacctgaccgttagtacgtggatgtctgaCCGAGGCCTAATTGATTctaatgccatatccatcatagaagtctagggacttcttcccagtgaagttagttccatggtcagtgatgatacagttagaaaCACCAAAacgatagatgatgtcaaggaagaacttgactgcctcttctAAGCAAATGTTGGTGGTGGGCTTCGCctttatccacttggtgaatttgtccactgctacgagtaggtgagtgaagccacctaggccctttttgaggggtccaaccatgtcgaggcccagaccacgaatggccaggtgatggggatggtttgaagctcctgtgctagcaaatgagtttgtcgagtgtagaactggcatccctcacacctatggaCGACCTCCTTTGCCTCTCACAGcgtagtgggctagtaaaaaccttggtgaaagacTTTTCTAACTAGCAACCTTGGGGCCATATGATGTCcacagattctggcatggacctcgaggacgagctgtttcccttagtcggtagggatgcacttcatgagttcTCCCGACGGACTTCacttgtaaagttcatcaccgaATGTGACGAATGTCTTGGCGCGTCGAGTGATTCATCATACTTCAGTCTTTTCTGGTGGGAgaatctcctcgaggaggtaggcgagtagtggtgctctctagtGAGCTTGAACGAGTGATACCATGGCGATGTCGATGGGCGACGCCATCATGGAGGCATCAaggttggagcccccgagtgccagATTAGTGTCGGAGAGTGTCTAGATCGAATCTCCTGGGATGCGGGCAGACAgctcatgaaggtcattgatgaagatgcCATATGGAGATGGAGctcgcctggcagccaattttgtgagaaaatcagcggcatcgttgtcctttcgggggacatgatctGGTTTGAGCCCctaggaatttgtcctcgagcttgcgcacctcctagcagtatgctgccatTAGGGgtcttttgcaagaggactccttcatgacttggtcgacgaccaacttCGAGTCACCACGGACGTATAGCCGCGTAGCTCCGAGCTTGATGGCGATGCggagtccattgatgagggcctcatattccatggcattgtttgaggccaaaaaatggaggCAGATTGtgtagcggagcctgctcccatctggggagatcagaaccactctagcccctgagctgGGTGCCATCACCAACCtgttgaagtacatcatccagtactcagtGGGTGATGTCTAGGTCGAGAgctagacctccatccattcggtgatAAAGTctgcgagagcctgagacttaatagcagtgtGGGGGATATATCTGATGTCGTGGCCTagtagctcgagtgcccacttggagatccatcccatggGATCAGTGGTTGCGGACAATGTCTCCCagcaggtatgaagtgatgaccatgattttgtggtcagtgaagtagtgcaagagcttctgggtcaccattagcacggcgtatagaagcctctgcacctaggggtaccagaccttggcgttggtgagtacctcaccgatgaagtatacgggtcgttggACCTTCAAGGGGGGTCCCAGCTCCTTCCTTTtgatgactagggcggcgctcaccacgtggttgctcaCCATgatatagaggaggaggggttctccctgtttagGAGCGATGAGGATTTGGGATGAAGTCAGTGATGTTTCTAGGCTTTCCAGAGCCTGTTGTGCCTCCTTAGTCTAGACGAACGCATCTGCctttttgagaagtttgtagagagggaTCCCTCGCTCGCCTAGCTAGGATATGAACCGGCTCAGGGTGGCCAAACAAtcggtgagcctctgtacgcccttgacatggcgtatagggcccatgttggagatggtcgtgattttttcagggttggcctcgatgccacgttcggacatgatgtatccaagtagcttcccctttggaaccccgaaaacacattttcaggttttaatttgatgttgaacctatGAAGGTTTGCAAACGTTGTGGCCAAGTTCATGATCAGGTcgtaagcttgagccattttgataactatgtcatccacatagacggcgattgttggttttggccacttGACTTTATCAGGAtagtcgagcgggtcgatttggtcgatgaagcattgctgcatgcaccattgatagatggcgccagcattctttagaccgaaaggcatggttacatagcagtaggAACCATAtcgggtgatgaatgaagttgcgagttggtcggactctttcatcatgatctggtggtagcttgagtaggcatccagaaaggagaggatttcgcatcctaaggtggagtcgactatctggtctatgtgtggcaaaggaaaatggtcctttgggcatgccttgttgaggctagtataatcaatgcacattctccatttctgagttttctttttaacaagaataggattggctagccagtcggagtgatatacctccttgatgaatccagctgctaggagtttggtgatctcctcacctatggccctgtgcctctcatcgtcaaagcgatgTAGGCATTGCTTGGAGAGCTATGAGCCTAGGACGAGGCAcaatgcatgctcggtgacctcccgtggtatgcccTGCATGTCAGAAGGATTCCATGCGAAGACACCACGATTGGTGCATAGAAAGTcggcgagctcgcattcctatttggttggGAGCTTGGCCCCAAACCGCACCaccttggttgggttggtggggttgatccccaccgccttagtttccttgattgggtggaaggcagtcgaggaggttggcttgttgtattCTAGGACCGCTGGAGCCGACAAACTTCTGAGCTGAGGGAGCTCGGCTAagttgatgatggtagtggcgagctcaaaatgctcgtggTCACACGTGTAGGCGTGctaaaaggtgctacccatagtgatggcGCTGTTCGGTCTTGGCATCTTTAACTTGAGGTAGGtttagttggggatcaccatgaacttggcgtagcatggcctccCCAAGATAGCATGGTAGGACCTTATGAAGtctaccacctcaaaggtgaggacctccgagtggaagttggcttggtcaccaaatgtgatgggtaggtcgatctgcccgagcgggtatgcctgcgtccCTAGGATCAcgtcatggaagggagagctcactaggcgGAGCTCCGACTAGGGGACACCGATGGCGTCAAGGGTGTcaacatagagaatgttgaggtcgctgcctccatccatcagcaccttggtgaggcgcttcttgcggacaatggggtcgacgatgagcgggtagcaacCTGGTTtggcgacgtgggagggatggtccctctgatcaaaagtgatcaaagatttcaaccagcTAAGGAAAAAAGGGACGGTTGTCtcggcgacgcatgcctctctgtagcgcaccttgtgctggcgcttagaGTAGACagcatcggatcccccaaagatcatgaggcattcctcggggtcAGGGAAGCCATCATCATCCTTGTGTGCCGTGCCTCCTCTCTTGGCTGCTACCTCCTTGCTCTTTCCTTCCTTTGGCCCGCCAGCTATCACAGAAAatgcttgaggagctcatagtccttgtagaggtgcttgatggggtaggcatggatggtgcatggactctccatgagcttgttgaagtggtcaggctggCCCTGCTAGGGTTGCTTCCCCACACGATCGGCCACGGCGACAAAAGCAGAGTTGGTCGGTCGGCattgatccttcttgttctttttgcccctctacgtggaggggcccttgccttggtcctcgtgctttgccttgcccttgtctcATCCTCTGCTAAAGATCgcttcgaccgcctcctcactGGAGGCATGGTTCTTGGTGTTGTCGAGCAGGTCGCgagtggtatggggcttcagacagccgagctcgtggatcaaggactcataggttgtcccagagaggaatgtgcTGATGACTGTTTGCGTCAACActatcaggaagggagttgcattgttTTGAGAACCTAAggatgtaatcctgtagggactcattgggcttttgctggcagctcttgaggtcctaggaattcctaggacggacatacatcccctagaaattcccgatgaagaccctcttgagatccacccagtcatggatgctgccaggcgggaggaattcaagcaatGTCAAACATGCTTCCCCACACAGATTGGGAGgcattgaatgatgaaatggtcatcatccactcctctggctcggcaggcgagtcgaaagtctttgagccatataccaagATTTGTTTCCCCggtgtatttggcgatgttggtgggtggtcagaagcgttgtgggaacggtgctctctggaTGTGATGGCCAAAAGCCCAGTGGTCCTAGGCCGTCCAGGCTAGGACTCTGATCGTCTGGtcagcgaccatgcctagggtgcgtttcCCTAcccccctcgatggtttggcctgGCCCCGTGCCTTCTGCTCTCACCGCCCcttgatggacatcatcatcacgcCGGGCTTGACGTcggttgttgatgatgctacgagcgtcACGGTTTGGCCTGAGCCGTTCGCGCATAGGCAGTCGGTGCAGAGCAGGCACCGGGTTAGGCCATGGTGCAGTTGTGGCCTCCTGTTCCATGCCTGGTGACTATAGTGGAGAGCGGATGGAGCGAGTTGACTGGTGCGCCCCCATTCCCCCGATGGGGAAAGAGGCTACGAGTCGGTATTGCGACGCAGAGCTCtctgcctgttgaacggcggtagtttccaccagcgcccggaggtttCGGTGGACCGCCTGCTCTTGGGGGTCGATAGGCTCGGGAAGGCCACGCAGTAGCATTgccgtagcagcgatgttctggccagcccgagcgaactatggggggtcaTTTCCTACGTCCAAGATGTTGCACTGGACCTAGCACGGCATGCTGCACCGAGTGTGCTAGCGTAGGTGGCAGTTGGCTCTACCGCCTTTGCCGCAACTCTTCGTCGTGCTCCTACGCACGAGCATCTGCACGAGGGTCTAAatgggtgtgagtctgtagagatTCTGCTACCACTGGTGGCTGTCTTGAggcatctgccatagcgcactcccaggacagagggtggccaagtgccacatcgccgatgctagagccgtcgctctcaacctcgtcatccatgaggtcgtggaaagaggcgggagcgtagcctgccatccccacgaattcggatgtgagaggggggtGGCGTCAGTATCTTTCAGAGCCCCTGCGCGTACGTGTCCATGGGGGACGTGAggtcgtaggggaaccggtcgcatggcagTTGTGGAGGGGACATCGGGGTCCCTCCAACGAGTCGGCGGAAGATAATAAATAgcaagtaaagaacaatatgtacgttactcacaatggggtttgagcccagcgtgggctcagAGCGAAGCGTAGGTGTCCCATTGTTGATGTCGTTGGGTggcccagagccgatggagggcgctcctcctccgatgggtgtcgggacaagtgcctcctcgtggaggcaaAGTACGCCgagctagtcggcgatgaagtctaggcttccgaagaggaaagtCTAGGAAGGCTTGAAGACAGGAGGAaaccacatcccaacaggtgggagcgtgggaaactccaatgagccaaagcgaatcgtatcgcttgagcccgtcatgctgaagatggtggaaggtgggccatccgatgaccaaaagtgtgaacgcacggcgtcctccccacggacggtgccaactatcaggtgtgaaaagtgaccaacaagtaaatatttgtagttttgccatgcattatgatcggatgtgttctagcactcaataacatagggtttatactggtttaggcaacgtgccctacgtctagttccaGTCGGTCGGTGAAAGACAAGTTCCCCATTCCCGTTGTTGAGGAACTCTTAGACGAACTCCACGGTGCAAGGTATTTCACAAAGCTGGACCTCCAATCGGGGTACCACCAGGTTTGCATCCATCCCGATGATGTGGCCAATACGGCATTTCGCACCCACCATGGCCATTTTGAGTTCCTTTTCATGCCCTTCATGTTGTCCAATGCACCATCGACATTCAAAGCGCCGATGAACTTCATCCTCAAGCCGTTCTTGTGTTGGTGTGTCCTTGTCTTCTTTGATGACATCCTCATCTATAGCTCCTCCTAGACCGTGCACCTACAACAACTCCGCGCCGTCCTCGACGTCCTCCGTGGGCACCAGCTGCACATCAGGTGGTCCAAGTGCGCCTTTGCCACCTCCTTAGTCTAGTACCTGGGGCACGTGATTTCAGTAGTGGGCGTCACCATGGACGAGGCCAAGGTGGAGGCAGTGCAGTCATTGCCACAGCCACGTTCCGCTCACGGTCTACGTGGTTTCCTCGGCTTGGCCAATTATTACCGGCGCATCATTCAAGACTTTGGCACCATTCCCGAACCATTGACACAACTCCTAAAGAAGATGGATTCTAGTGGTCTGAGGCGGCCAACACGGCGTTCACGGCTCTCAAGAGCACCCTATCCGCTGCTCCCATGCTACACCTTCCTGATTTCAGCAAGGAGTTCATGGTGGACTACGATGCGTCAGGCTCTAGCTTCGGCGCCGTCCTCCATCAAGGCACTGGGCCGCTCGCCTTCTTCAGCAAGCCAATCGCCCCCCGCCATCTCAAGGTTGCTACATACGAGCACGAGCTCATCGCCCTCGTCCAAGCTGTCCACCATTGGCTCCCCTACCTCTAGGGATGCGCCTTCATCGTGCGCACCGACCACTACACGCTGAAGTTCATGCTGGATCAGCGCCTGTCCACTATCCCGCAGCACCAATGGATTAGCAAACTATTTGGTTTTGATTTCAGGGTTGAGTATCGTCTCGGTCGGCTCAACACGGTCGCCGACGCACTATCGCGTCATCACGGTGATGACTTGGCCCTATTGGCGCTGTCGGTGCCCTCCTTCAAGCTCTTCAACGAGCTGCGCCAGGAGCTCGCATCCTCCGATGATCTACGAGCGCACCGGGACGCCGTCGCCACTGGTGACCACGGTGACTCCTGGCACGTCCATGGCGGCCTGATCCTCCACGATGGGCGTGTGTTTGTTCTAGGCACATCGGCGCTCCTCCCTGACATCCTCTATCTCGCCCACACAACGGGTCATGAGAGGGTCCAGAAGGCGCTCCAATGACTACGCGTCGAGTTCTTCATCGAGCACAATCGGTGCACCGTCCGCGACTATGTCCACACATGTGCCACTTGCTAGCAAAAACAAGACCATGCGTTGCACCCCACCGGCCTCCTCCATCCACTATCGGTGCCCTCCTGCGTCTGGTCCGATATATCTATGGACTTCGTCGAGGCTCTTCCCAAGGTACACGGCAAGAGCGTCATACTCACGGTGGTTGACAGGTTCTCAAAGTACGCCCACATCATTCCGTTGGGCTACCCATACACGGTGTCCTCCGTTGCATGTGCCTTCTTCCATGACGTCATCCGCTTGCATGGCTTCCCCGACTCGATCGTCAGCGACCACAACCCCATGTTCACCAGGCACGTGTGGCGCGACCTCTTCCAGTTGGCCGGCGTCCAGCAGCGCATGAGCACGACATTCCATCCTCAAACTGACGGCCAATCCGAGATGGTGAACAAGACGATCGCCATGTACCTCCGCTCCATCACCGTCGATGGCCCACGTGACTGGCTGGACTGGCTTCCCTGGGCGGAGTATTGCTATAATACTTCGTTCCACTCCGCGCTTCGCCCGTCGCCATTCACCGTGGTCTACGGTCGCTCACCCCGGCCCTGCTGCCTTACCAGCCGGGCAGCGCCTGCACCGACACCGTTGACTCCCTACTGGCCAACCGTGATGAGTTTCTCATGGAGGTACGCGCCCGTCTGCTTCAGGCGCAGGAGTACGCTCGCTGGCACTACGACTCACATCATCGCACTCTGGAGTTCGCTATTGGGGACTAGGTGTGGCTGCGGCTGCTTTATCGTCTAGTTTAGTCCCTGGTGGCCGGTGCCCGCGGGAAGCTCGGCCCCAAGTATGCCGGGCCATATGCGGCCCCACATGGGCATGGTGGCCTATCGCCTCCAGCTTCCTGAGGGTGCCCGCAttcacgacgtgttccatgtgggCGTGCTGAAGCCGTTCCGTGGCACCCCTCCGACGTCTGCTGGCGCTTCCACCTCTTCAGGACTAGCATCCCCTCCAGCACGTCTTGGTCCAGTGGGCGAACATGCCCGCGTCTGAGGCCACCTGGGAGCTAGTCGACGCGTTCCGCGCCGCGCACCCctccttccagctcgaggacgagctgtttcccgAGGGAGGAGAGATGTTATGGTGGGCCACACCTATCATCGAAGGAAGCGCAGCCGTGGCTAGGGGGTCAGCGCACGGTGAGCGAAGGCGCGCTCGGCGCGATCACCACGGCAACTCGGCGCCAACATTTCAGGATCGTTAGTTGGGTTGTTAGCTATCCCTTGGTttgttagatcacttgagtgttCTGAGGAGTTTGTTAGCAGTGTATTTGGATTTGCATATAAGGCCTGAACACTTGTTTAATGAAAAGGTTAGCCAGATGTTAGAGTTAATCTCTCTCTTGCTCCGTGGCGACattgctctcgctctctctcgtTTCCTAGCCCTCGGCGCTGAGCACGGCGCCACCACCTCGCCGCCGGGCGTTCAAACCACGTTGGTCCACCTCACACACATACCACCTACGCAGCAATCCAAGCTCCAACAACTTTATTTCGTGTTTTGTTACAATTTGGCATATCGTTGTATTCAAGCATGGGAGTGGAGCATGGGATTGGCATATTGCACTGCACTACCAGTCAGGTTTTAATGACCGGTGCTTATTGAATTCAACGGAGATTGCTTGACATTGATGGAAATTCTACATTTATTTTGCTCTT belongs to Miscanthus floridulus cultivar M001 chromosome 4, ASM1932011v1, whole genome shotgun sequence and includes:
- the LOC136548538 gene encoding uncharacterized protein: MLDQRLSTIPQHQWISKLFGFDFRVEYRLGRLNTVADALSRHHGDDLALLALSVPSFKLFNELRQELASSDDLRAHRDAVATGDHGDSWHVHGGLILHDGRVFVLGTSALLPDILYLAHTTGHERVQKALQ